In Streptomyces alboniger, the following are encoded in one genomic region:
- a CDS encoding diacylglycerol/lipid kinase family protein: MRALLVVNPAATTTSARTRDVLVHALASEMKLEAVTTEYRGHARDLGRQAAESKDIELVVALGGDGTVNEVVNGLLHHGPDPDRLPRLAVVPGGSTNVFARALGLPNDAVEATGALLDALREGSERTVGLGLAGGTPGTEDEAVPSRWFTFCAGLGFDGGVVGRVEQQRELGRRSTHALYVRQVLRQFLDEPHRRRGMITVERPGEDPVTDLVMSIVCNTSPYSYLGNRPLYASPRASFDTGLDVLGLKKLSTAAVARYGTQLLTSTPERGPHGKHAVTLHDLTDFTLHSKVPLPLQMDGDHLGLRTSVTFTGVRRALRVIV; the protein is encoded by the coding sequence ATGCGTGCACTTCTCGTGGTCAACCCGGCGGCAACCACCACCAGTGCGCGTACGCGTGACGTACTGGTCCACGCGCTGGCGAGCGAGATGAAGCTCGAGGCGGTCACCACGGAGTACCGCGGGCACGCCAGAGACCTGGGCCGGCAGGCCGCGGAGAGCAAGGACATCGAGCTGGTCGTCGCCCTGGGTGGCGACGGCACGGTCAACGAAGTGGTCAACGGCCTGCTGCACCACGGCCCCGACCCGGACCGCCTCCCGCGCCTCGCCGTCGTCCCCGGCGGCTCCACCAATGTCTTCGCGCGCGCCCTGGGGCTGCCGAACGACGCCGTGGAGGCCACCGGCGCCCTGCTGGACGCCCTGCGCGAGGGCAGCGAGCGCACGGTGGGCCTCGGCCTCGCGGGCGGCACGCCGGGCACGGAGGACGAGGCGGTGCCTTCGCGCTGGTTCACGTTCTGTGCCGGCCTCGGCTTCGACGGGGGCGTGGTCGGCAGGGTCGAGCAGCAGCGGGAGCTCGGCAGGCGCTCGACGCACGCCCTCTATGTGCGCCAGGTGCTCCGCCAGTTCCTCGACGAGCCCCACCGGCGGCGCGGCATGATCACCGTGGAGCGGCCGGGCGAGGACCCGGTGACGGACCTGGTGATGTCGATAGTCTGCAACACCTCTCCCTACTCCTACCTGGGCAATCGCCCCCTGTACGCATCGCCGCGGGCCTCCTTCGACACGGGTCTGGACGTGCTCGGTCTGAAGAAGCTCTCGACGGCCGCGGTGGCCCGTTACGGCACGCAGCTCCTGACCTCCACGCCGGAGCGCGGACCGCACGGTAAGCACGCGGTCACGCTCCACGACCTCACGGACTTCACCTTGCATTCCAAGGTCCCTCTCCCCCTCCAGATGGACGGTGACCACCTGGGGCTGCGGACGAGCGTGACGTTCACAGGCGTTCGCCGTGCACTGCGTGTGATTGTGTGA
- a CDS encoding sensor histidine kinase has translation MNDLVRQHTALGDSDLEWLHLLVSEWQLLSDLSFADLVLWVPTRDGTRYVSVAQMRPNTGPTSYQDDMVGHLVPRGRRPLLDAALDEGRIVREGDPEWREEVPVRVESIPVRREGRVLGVIARNTNLLTVRTPSRLELTYLQSASDLAQMIAAGSFPFPGQQVDMDASPRVGDGLLRLDADGIVQYASPNALSAYHRLGLASDLVGHHLGRATAELAPSRGPVDEALAKVASGWAPREFEIEGGDGVIQLRAIPLKPKGPRIGSLVLLRDVTELRRRERELITKDATIREIHHRVKNNLQTVAALLRLQARRIDSAKGREALEEAVRRVGSIAIVHETLSQNLDERVEFDEIADRVLAMVAEISPGKVTGRRTGRFGILDAEVATPLSMVLTEILQNALEHGFREGDTGTVEVSAVRGGTTKDARLLITVQDDGIGLPEGFDPHRSGNLGLQIVRTLVEGELGGTFDMVRAPERGTQVILDVPLSGAK, from the coding sequence TCGCCGACCTCGTGCTCTGGGTCCCCACGCGCGACGGCACCCGCTATGTCTCCGTGGCGCAGATGCGGCCCAACACCGGCCCCACCTCCTACCAGGACGACATGGTCGGCCACCTCGTGCCCCGCGGCCGCCGCCCCCTCCTGGACGCGGCGCTGGACGAGGGCCGCATCGTGCGCGAGGGCGACCCGGAGTGGCGTGAGGAGGTCCCGGTGCGCGTCGAGTCCATTCCCGTACGCAGGGAAGGACGCGTCCTGGGAGTGATCGCCCGCAACACCAACCTGCTCACCGTGCGTACCCCCTCGCGGCTCGAACTGACCTACCTCCAGTCGGCGTCCGACCTGGCGCAGATGATCGCCGCCGGGTCGTTCCCCTTCCCGGGGCAGCAGGTCGACATGGACGCCTCCCCGCGCGTGGGGGACGGTCTGCTCAGGCTCGACGCCGACGGCATCGTCCAGTACGCGTCACCGAACGCGCTCTCCGCGTACCACCGGCTGGGCCTCGCGTCCGACCTGGTCGGCCACCACCTCGGCAGGGCCACGGCCGAACTCGCACCGTCCCGCGGCCCGGTGGACGAGGCCCTGGCCAAGGTCGCGAGCGGCTGGGCGCCGCGCGAGTTCGAGATCGAGGGCGGCGACGGCGTGATCCAGCTGCGCGCTATCCCGCTCAAGCCCAAGGGGCCGCGCATCGGTTCTCTCGTACTCCTTCGTGACGTCACCGAACTCCGCCGCCGCGAGCGCGAGTTGATCACCAAGGACGCCACCATCCGGGAGATCCACCACCGGGTGAAGAACAACCTCCAGACGGTCGCCGCGCTGCTGCGACTCCAGGCCCGGCGCATCGACTCCGCCAAGGGCAGGGAGGCGCTGGAGGAGGCGGTGCGGCGCGTGGGCTCCATCGCCATCGTCCACGAGACGCTTTCTCAGAACCTCGACGAGCGCGTGGAGTTCGACGAGATCGCCGACCGGGTCCTCGCGATGGTCGCCGAGATCTCGCCCGGCAAGGTCACCGGCCGGCGCACCGGACGCTTCGGCATCCTCGACGCCGAGGTGGCGACGCCCCTCTCGATGGTCCTCACGGAGATCTTGCAGAACGCCCTGGAGCACGGCTTCCGCGAAGGGGACACCGGCACGGTCGAGGTCTCCGCGGTGCGCGGCGGCACGACCAAGGACGCGCGGCTGCTGATCACCGTCCAGGATGACGGCATCGGTCTGCCCGAGGGCTTCGACCCGCATCGCTCCGGCAATCTGGGCCTGCAAATCGTGCGCACCCTCGTGGAGGGGGAGCTGGGCGGCACCTTCGACATGGTCCGCGCCCCGGAGCGCGGCACCCAGGTGATCCTCGACGTGCCCCTCAGCGGCGCCAAGTAG
- a CDS encoding WhiB family transcriptional regulator, with protein sequence MDWRHNAVCREEDPELFFPIGNTGPALLQIEEAKAVCRRCPVMEQCLQWALESGQDSGVWGGLSEDERRAMKRRAARNRARQASA encoded by the coding sequence ATGGACTGGCGTCACAACGCCGTTTGCCGCGAGGAAGACCCCGAGCTCTTCTTCCCCATCGGCAACACCGGTCCTGCGCTGCTGCAGATCGAGGAAGCCAAGGCCGTCTGCCGCCGCTGCCCCGTCATGGAGCAGTGCCTGCAGTGGGCGCTCGAGTCCGGCCAGGACTCCGGCGTCTGGGGTGGCCTCAGCGAGGACGAGCGCCGCGCAATGAAGCGCCGCGCCGCTCGCAACCGTGCACGCCAGGCCAGCGCCTGA